Proteins encoded in a region of the Paenibacillus sp. W2I17 genome:
- a CDS encoding HD family phosphohydrolase — MTSKEPSKGKSFQNKATGWKYSVWARYLLFLFLVILFYVSLASKLLPERYDIQEGTRSEVDIAAPMQIPNNKATLKAQEEAAERVQPIFQIVQLRNENLMTTLLDRVDRLNQDDQISSQDKIDIYRDEIPQRQKDFVTNYINNNRKAGTYSETLLEEIRNVVQEQSYRIPEETYIKISRLTSDDIQEMKPVARDIVARLMTDQISDATTARAKVAEMVSVSSLGKRTQREVVQELARLVVTANRFYDEEGTKEAKVQARENTQTVFIKQGDTLVAKGEMITPEMYTLLDENDLLKNEVNYWPQLGLLMFSCLLSAAILMYIQQGSGTHFKYNNAQLLMLVLIFIITIVVMHVTAIIQTNERSYVGFLAPVAVGAMLIALLLDTSLAFVCSILIGMLSSIILNTHQGQLFDFELGFFAVLVSFVAIFATHKASQRSTILKGAIMVCLFGSIAVFTLALIDSGDWNRTTTLYGVGFAFAGGVLTAILVIGLMPFFETSFGILSALKLVELSNPNHPLLRKLLTETPGTYHHSVMVGNLSEAAAEAIGANGLLCRVGSYYHDIGKTKRPIYFIENQNNMENPHDSIDPKLSKSIIVAHARDGVEMQKDYKLPRPIRDIAEQHHGTTFLHYFYHKALRQAEEAGVEPDFTEEDFRYPGPKAQSKESAIVGIADSVEAAVRSLRKPTVEQVESMIEKIIKGRLDDHQFNDCDLTMRELDIVARTLKETVMGIFHSRIEYPEEIKKPKPTSPEAG, encoded by the coding sequence GTGACCTCGAAGGAACCGTCAAAAGGCAAATCTTTTCAGAATAAGGCTACAGGATGGAAGTATAGCGTGTGGGCACGCTATCTTCTGTTTTTGTTTCTGGTGATTCTTTTCTACGTGAGTCTGGCTTCCAAGTTGCTCCCTGAGCGCTATGATATTCAGGAAGGGACACGGAGTGAAGTGGATATTGCTGCGCCCATGCAGATTCCGAATAACAAGGCCACACTCAAAGCACAGGAAGAAGCTGCTGAACGGGTACAGCCCATATTTCAGATTGTCCAGTTACGAAACGAAAATTTGATGACTACCTTGCTTGATCGTGTAGATCGATTAAATCAGGATGATCAGATTTCAAGTCAGGACAAGATTGATATTTATCGGGATGAAATTCCGCAGCGCCAGAAGGATTTTGTGACCAACTATATCAATAATAATCGGAAAGCCGGTACATACTCCGAGACTCTTTTGGAAGAGATCAGAAATGTGGTACAGGAGCAAAGCTACCGTATTCCCGAAGAAACTTACATCAAAATCTCACGTCTGACATCGGATGATATCCAGGAGATGAAACCGGTTGCGAGGGATATTGTTGCCCGGTTAATGACGGATCAGATCAGCGATGCAACCACTGCACGTGCCAAAGTAGCCGAGATGGTGAGTGTCAGCTCTCTTGGTAAGCGTACGCAACGTGAGGTCGTGCAAGAGCTTGCTCGCCTCGTGGTGACCGCTAATCGCTTCTACGACGAAGAGGGAACCAAGGAAGCGAAAGTTCAGGCGCGAGAGAACACGCAAACTGTCTTTATCAAGCAAGGGGACACATTAGTTGCCAAGGGTGAGATGATCACCCCGGAGATGTATACTTTGCTGGATGAGAATGATTTGCTGAAAAATGAAGTGAACTACTGGCCGCAGCTTGGACTTCTTATGTTTTCCTGCCTGTTGTCAGCAGCCATTCTGATGTATATTCAGCAAGGCAGCGGAACACATTTTAAGTATAATAATGCCCAGCTATTGATGCTTGTTCTCATCTTTATTATAACGATTGTAGTTATGCATGTGACAGCGATTATCCAAACCAATGAGCGGTCTTATGTGGGCTTCCTTGCACCTGTTGCGGTAGGGGCGATGTTAATTGCGCTGTTGCTGGATACGTCGCTTGCCTTTGTATGTTCGATTTTGATCGGTATGTTGTCCAGCATTATTTTGAATACGCATCAGGGTCAACTTTTTGACTTCGAACTAGGTTTCTTCGCTGTATTGGTTTCATTTGTTGCGATCTTCGCAACTCATAAGGCTAGCCAGCGATCAACGATCCTGAAAGGGGCCATCATGGTCTGCCTGTTCGGGTCGATAGCCGTCTTCACCTTGGCTTTGATTGACTCGGGCGATTGGAACCGAACCACGACACTGTATGGTGTTGGGTTTGCATTTGCAGGTGGCGTGCTGACTGCCATACTGGTCATTGGGCTGATGCCATTTTTCGAAACTTCATTTGGCATTTTATCAGCGCTCAAACTGGTAGAACTATCTAATCCGAACCATCCGCTTCTTCGCAAGTTGCTGACGGAGACACCGGGTACCTATCATCACAGCGTTATGGTAGGGAATCTGTCCGAAGCAGCAGCAGAAGCCATAGGAGCTAACGGATTGCTCTGCCGAGTCGGTTCGTATTATCATGATATTGGCAAGACGAAGCGCCCCATCTATTTTATTGAAAATCAGAACAATATGGAGAATCCACATGATTCAATTGATCCGAAACTGAGCAAATCCATTATCGTTGCCCATGCGCGCGATGGGGTGGAAATGCAGAAGGATTACAAGCTGCCCAGACCTATTCGGGATATTGCGGAACAGCATCACGGCACGACATTTCTCCACTATTTCTATCACAAAGCACTGCGCCAGGCGGAAGAAGCAGGTGTTGAGCCTGATTTCACGGAAGAAGATTTCCGTTACCCTGGGCCAAAGGCTCAGTCCAAGGAATCGGCTATTGTCGGCATTGCTGATAGTGTGGAGGCTGCTGTGAGATCTTTGCGCAAACCGACAGTGGAGCAAGTGGAGTCCATGATTGAGAAGATTATTAAAGGACGATTGGACGATCATCAATTCAATGATTGTGACCTTACGATGCGTGAACTGGATATCGTCGCCAGAACATTGAAGGAAACGGTGATGGGTATCTTCCACTCCAGGATCGAATATCCGGAGGAAATTAAGAAACCAAAGCCGACTTCACCCGAAGCGGGCTAA
- the yqfD gene encoding sporulation protein YqfD, which produces MKQPSLYKLRGAVRIRVTGGDIETLINTVAEQGLEVWDLRAHDGRVAEMNILLPHFFRLRPVLKRTGCRVKVTHRSGFPFFAARLLRRKFFLGGMLFFVAALFALSSMVWSVEVKGNVTIPTDEVLAAAKKEGIYPLQWGFRLQSQDKLSRQLALALPDVTWIGVSKEGTTITIQVVESAQPKREPLLNPRHLISKSDAVVTQIYAEQGRPVVQKDMRVKKGQVLISGILGDEENTKTIVAKGEVRGLVWREYQVEVPLVQKHNTMTGESKERFYMVLGNWAIQLWGYGSTPFSSFDTESNHKPLTWRSFTLPMGWLTEKDLETQEHEQQQTIEWARTKGLEGARNDIIAKNGKGTKIISEKILHEKKENGKVYMKVLFEVEESIAEELPLVHSQGE; this is translated from the coding sequence ATGAAGCAGCCCAGTCTGTACAAACTGCGGGGAGCAGTCCGAATCAGGGTCACTGGGGGAGACATTGAAACATTAATCAACACGGTGGCAGAGCAGGGACTGGAAGTTTGGGACCTGCGTGCTCACGATGGACGCGTGGCAGAGATGAATATTCTGCTGCCGCATTTTTTCAGGTTGCGTCCTGTATTGAAACGGACAGGCTGCAGGGTGAAAGTAACCCATCGCAGCGGTTTCCCCTTTTTTGCGGCCCGATTATTGCGGAGGAAGTTCTTTCTTGGGGGGATGCTGTTTTTTGTGGCAGCTTTGTTTGCGTTGTCGTCCATGGTATGGAGTGTGGAGGTTAAGGGTAACGTCACCATTCCCACCGACGAGGTGCTTGCAGCAGCGAAGAAAGAGGGCATATATCCTTTGCAATGGGGGTTCCGTCTGCAAAGCCAAGACAAGCTCTCCAGGCAGCTTGCACTCGCTCTGCCGGATGTAACCTGGATTGGCGTGAGCAAAGAGGGGACAACCATTACCATTCAGGTCGTAGAATCGGCGCAACCAAAGCGCGAACCATTGCTGAATCCCAGACATCTGATCAGTAAGTCAGATGCTGTTGTCACTCAAATCTATGCGGAGCAGGGACGCCCTGTTGTTCAGAAGGACATGCGTGTCAAAAAGGGTCAGGTATTGATCTCGGGGATTCTCGGGGATGAGGAGAACACCAAAACCATCGTTGCCAAAGGCGAAGTTCGTGGTCTGGTATGGCGTGAGTATCAGGTAGAGGTTCCGCTGGTGCAAAAACATAATACAATGACAGGTGAGAGCAAAGAACGTTTTTACATGGTGCTGGGGAATTGGGCGATCCAACTGTGGGGGTACGGAAGTACACCTTTCAGTTCATTTGATACCGAGAGTAATCATAAACCATTGACGTGGCGATCCTTTACACTTCCCATGGGTTGGCTGACAGAGAAAGATCTGGAGACCCAAGAGCATGAGCAACAACAGACGATAGAATGGGCCAGAACAAAAGGATTGGAAGGAGCAAGGAACGATATTATCGCCAAAAACGGCAAAGGAACAAAAATTATAAGTGAAAAAATTTTGCATGAGAAGAAAGAGAATGGTAAAGTTTATATGAAAGTCTTATTTGAAGTAGAAGAAAGCATTGCGGAAGAACTTCCGCTAGTCCATAGTCAAGGAGAATGA
- a CDS encoding diacylglycerol kinase family protein: MKRRSWGLVFRNAAEGIAYGLRTQRNVRVHTGVAILMCVAGFFFRISRTDWMFVLTAVFLVLVTELMNTAVEAAVDLAHPHIHPLAKAAKDTAAGAVLLAAVFAVIIGCIVFIKPVMSWLGLY, encoded by the coding sequence ATGAAAAGACGCTCCTGGGGTCTGGTATTCCGCAATGCTGCGGAAGGAATCGCATATGGGTTGCGGACTCAGCGTAATGTGAGAGTTCACACGGGAGTGGCTATTTTGATGTGTGTAGCCGGCTTTTTTTTCAGAATCTCAAGAACGGATTGGATGTTTGTGCTGACCGCTGTCTTTTTGGTCCTGGTGACTGAATTGATGAACACGGCTGTAGAGGCAGCGGTTGACTTGGCACACCCCCATATCCATCCGCTGGCAAAAGCGGCAAAGGATACCGCGGCCGGGGCAGTTCTGCTGGCTGCGGTATTCGCCGTCATCATCGGTTGTATCGTTTTCATTAAGCCGGTGATGAGCTGGCTAGGTTTGTACTGA
- the ybeY gene encoding rRNA maturation RNase YbeY yields the protein MSLNLAWNNEQQDKEITEPMIAMLEQLLNLAGEAEGVADGEVALTFVNDEQIHELNRDYRGIDRPTDVLSFAMNETVDEELDIIYELDEDEEMEEMPDVLGDIIISVPRTILQSEEYGHSFERELGFLFVHGFLHLLGYDHQDEASEAEMMGKQEAVLAQAGLTR from the coding sequence ATGAGTCTTAATCTGGCATGGAATAATGAACAACAGGATAAAGAAATTACAGAACCGATGATTGCAATGCTGGAACAGTTGCTGAATCTCGCGGGAGAAGCGGAAGGTGTTGCAGACGGGGAAGTGGCTCTGACTTTTGTAAACGATGAGCAGATCCATGAGTTGAACCGTGATTATCGCGGTATTGACCGTCCAACGGATGTATTATCTTTTGCGATGAACGAAACGGTGGATGAAGAACTCGATATTATCTATGAGCTGGACGAAGATGAAGAAATGGAAGAAATGCCGGATGTTCTTGGAGACATCATCATTTCCGTACCACGGACCATCCTGCAAAGTGAAGAGTATGGACACTCATTTGAACGTGAGCTTGGTTTTCTGTTTGTCCATGGTTTCTTGCACCTGCTCGGATACGACCATCAGGATGAAGCCAGTGAGGCTGAAATGATGGGCAAACAAGAAGCGGTATTGGCCCAGGCCGGGTTGACACGATAA
- the glyS gene encoding glycine--tRNA ligase subunit beta yields the protein MSKDLLFEIGLEEVPARFMRAAIAQLQERVVKWLDASRISYGEVNAYATPRRLAVLIQNVAEKQEDIEEEVKGPSRKIALDDSGNWSKAALGFARSQGVEPDQFTFKELNGVEYIYATKSSKGVETASVVGEGLLSVLHAMTFPKFMRWASYDFKFVRPIRWIVAMLGSDVIDLEVTGVKSGNVTRGHRFLGKEAVISNPSSYVEVLRAEHVIADIQEREQMIVSQIQTLAAEKKWDIAIKEDLLEEVLFLVETPTVLFGTFDSSFLNIPQEVLITSMREHQRYFPVLDNEGQLLPFFVTVRNGGSDSLDVIAKGNEKVLRARLSDAKFFYEEDQKLQIKDALSKLESIVFQEELGTVGDKVRRIRKIADGLAAKLQVSGDVAESVSRSADICKFDLVTLMVGEFPELQGVMGEDYARKAGEKEEVAKAVFEHYQPRFAGDQSPASLVGAIVSAADKMDTIVGCFSINIIPTGSQDPYALRRQAAGIVQILLDHKLPLTLSDVFGVALQVHAQMNLLKRADEEVRKDLQDFFGLRVKKLLSETVRYDVVDAVISSGFDDISAVVPKGEALMAAVLTGDAFKTTVESFNRVGNLAAKASNASVHPELFTEDGERQLHEAWSKTNAEYRQALTQHHAAEALAIASAWKDGITSFFDSVMVMAEDEAVRANRLALLAAIDRDLKGFADFSKLVW from the coding sequence ATGTCTAAGGATCTGTTGTTTGAAATCGGTCTGGAAGAGGTACCTGCACGCTTCATGCGCGCAGCAATCGCACAGCTGCAAGAACGTGTCGTGAAATGGCTTGACGCATCCCGCATTTCTTATGGTGAAGTGAATGCATATGCTACACCGCGCCGACTGGCTGTTTTGATTCAAAATGTGGCTGAAAAGCAGGAAGATATTGAGGAAGAAGTGAAGGGTCCTTCACGCAAAATTGCCCTGGACGACAGTGGCAATTGGAGCAAGGCTGCACTCGGATTCGCCCGCAGTCAAGGCGTTGAACCCGACCAATTCACGTTCAAGGAACTGAACGGTGTCGAATATATCTATGCAACAAAGAGCAGCAAAGGTGTGGAAACGGCTTCTGTGGTTGGCGAAGGATTACTTTCTGTATTACATGCCATGACATTCCCGAAATTCATGCGTTGGGCTTCCTATGATTTCAAATTTGTACGTCCAATCCGCTGGATTGTGGCTATGCTCGGCAGTGATGTTATCGATCTGGAAGTGACAGGTGTTAAGTCGGGTAATGTAACTCGCGGACATCGTTTCCTCGGTAAGGAGGCTGTGATCTCCAATCCGTCTTCATACGTGGAAGTGTTGCGTGCAGAACATGTCATTGCTGATATCCAGGAACGTGAACAGATGATTGTATCCCAGATTCAGACACTGGCTGCTGAGAAAAAATGGGATATCGCGATTAAGGAAGACTTGCTGGAGGAAGTCCTGTTTCTGGTGGAAACACCTACCGTATTGTTCGGGACATTTGATTCCTCATTTTTGAATATTCCACAAGAAGTATTGATTACTTCCATGCGTGAGCATCAGCGTTATTTCCCTGTATTGGACAATGAAGGACAATTGTTGCCATTCTTCGTGACGGTACGTAACGGTGGAAGTGATTCACTGGACGTTATTGCCAAAGGGAATGAAAAAGTTCTGCGTGCACGTCTGTCTGATGCCAAGTTCTTCTATGAGGAAGACCAGAAGCTACAGATTAAGGATGCATTGTCGAAGCTGGAAAGTATCGTCTTCCAGGAAGAGCTGGGAACGGTTGGAGATAAAGTACGCCGTATTCGCAAGATTGCCGATGGACTTGCTGCCAAACTGCAAGTGTCCGGTGATGTTGCTGAATCCGTTAGCCGCTCAGCAGATATCTGCAAATTCGATCTGGTGACACTGATGGTGGGAGAATTCCCGGAACTGCAAGGTGTGATGGGTGAGGATTACGCTCGTAAAGCTGGCGAAAAAGAAGAAGTGGCCAAAGCGGTATTCGAACACTATCAGCCACGTTTCGCTGGAGATCAATCCCCTGCTTCTCTTGTTGGTGCCATTGTGAGTGCTGCGGACAAAATGGATACAATCGTGGGTTGTTTCTCCATCAACATTATTCCAACGGGGTCTCAGGATCCGTATGCGCTGCGCCGTCAGGCTGCAGGTATTGTACAGATTTTGCTGGATCACAAGCTTCCGCTGACATTGTCAGACGTGTTCGGAGTAGCACTTCAAGTGCATGCACAGATGAACCTGTTGAAACGTGCAGATGAAGAGGTTCGTAAAGATCTGCAAGACTTCTTCGGTCTTCGTGTGAAAAAATTGTTGTCCGAAACAGTTCGCTACGACGTAGTGGATGCCGTAATTTCTTCCGGATTCGATGATATCAGCGCTGTGGTTCCAAAAGGTGAAGCATTGATGGCGGCTGTTCTGACAGGAGACGCATTTAAAACAACGGTTGAATCGTTCAACCGTGTGGGTAATCTGGCTGCCAAAGCATCCAATGCTTCCGTACATCCAGAACTGTTCACAGAAGATGGAGAACGTCAGCTACATGAGGCATGGAGCAAAACGAATGCAGAATATCGTCAGGCGTTGACTCAGCATCATGCTGCTGAAGCACTGGCTATTGCATCTGCCTGGAAGGATGGTATTACCTCATTCTTCGATTCGGTTATGGTTATGGCTGAAGATGAAGCTGTTCGGGCGAATCGACTTGCCTTGCTCGCGGCTATTGATCGTGACTTGAAAGGATTTGCGGATTTTTCCAAGTTGGTTTGGTAA
- the recO gene encoding DNA repair protein RecO yields MLYRVEGIVIRSMDYGEGNKIITLCTESGGKVGVLVRGAKKPKSRHAALVQPFTYGQYVYFRNTGLGTLNAGEIVESYHELREDLVKASYASYACELLDRVLQDEETGTFWFKQLKACLQALKEEKDPVVITSLYEMKILQASGYGPQFDECISCNQERPDEQLFISPRLGGVLCRACKHFDPPAMSVSPKALKLLRLFAQLDLQRLGNISVSESTRNEIKKLMRAFMDHQLGLNLKSRSFLDQMEKYGI; encoded by the coding sequence ATGCTATACAGGGTGGAAGGGATTGTCATCCGCAGCATGGACTACGGCGAAGGGAACAAAATCATTACGCTTTGCACCGAAAGCGGCGGGAAAGTAGGGGTACTCGTCCGCGGTGCCAAAAAGCCCAAGAGCCGACATGCTGCACTGGTGCAGCCGTTTACGTATGGTCAATATGTATATTTTCGCAATACAGGTCTAGGCACACTGAACGCTGGAGAAATTGTTGAATCCTATCATGAGTTGCGTGAAGATCTGGTCAAGGCCTCTTATGCTTCTTATGCGTGTGAACTATTGGATCGGGTGCTTCAGGATGAAGAGACAGGTACATTTTGGTTCAAACAGTTAAAGGCGTGTTTGCAGGCGTTGAAGGAAGAGAAAGATCCGGTTGTTATTACAAGTCTGTACGAAATGAAAATATTACAGGCATCCGGATATGGTCCGCAGTTCGATGAATGCATCTCCTGTAACCAGGAGCGACCAGATGAGCAGTTGTTTATAAGCCCCAGACTTGGTGGAGTCTTGTGTCGAGCATGCAAACATTTCGATCCTCCAGCGATGTCAGTAAGTCCAAAGGCTCTGAAGTTGTTGCGCTTGTTCGCACAGTTGGATCTGCAGCGCTTGGGGAATATATCAGTGAGTGAGTCTACCCGTAATGAGATCAAAAAGTTGATGCGTGCCTTTATGGATCATCAGCTTGGTCTGAATCTTAAATCCCGTTCTTTCCTCGATCAGATGGAGAAGTACGGGATTTGA
- a CDS encoding PhoH family protein, whose product MSEQTRSIQISLQSAGEGQSLFGPQDTFLKLIESEIPAQIASREAEIVIFGNAQQVESLEQLFDVLLQLIRNGYVLTERDVKYAIELAKDMRADQLLDLFKGEITTTYRGKPIRVKTIGQKHYVTTIKKRDIVFGIGPAGTGKTYLAVVLAVAAIKEGSVKRIVLTRPAVEAGESLGFLPGDLQEKVDPYLRPLYDALYDVMGQEQTAKALERGLIEIAPLAYMRGRTLDDSFIILDEAQNTTPEQMKMFLTRLGFGSKMVITGDVTQIDLPRGKKSGLVEANTILNEVNEIGFVYFAEQDVVRHSLVQKIIVAYNHAAENQA is encoded by the coding sequence TTGTCAGAGCAAACACGCAGCATACAAATCTCCCTCCAGAGTGCGGGAGAGGGCCAATCTCTTTTTGGACCCCAAGATACTTTTCTTAAACTGATTGAATCCGAGATTCCCGCCCAGATTGCATCCCGTGAAGCGGAGATTGTGATTTTTGGCAACGCACAGCAGGTGGAATCGCTTGAACAATTATTTGATGTGTTATTGCAATTGATACGCAATGGATATGTGTTAACCGAGAGAGATGTGAAGTATGCAATTGAACTTGCCAAGGATATGCGGGCAGACCAGCTATTGGATCTGTTCAAGGGCGAGATTACAACGACATATCGAGGTAAACCAATCCGTGTTAAAACCATTGGACAGAAGCACTATGTAACTACAATTAAAAAACGTGATATTGTATTTGGCATTGGTCCTGCCGGTACGGGTAAAACCTACCTTGCTGTTGTACTGGCTGTTGCCGCAATTAAAGAAGGTAGCGTCAAACGCATTGTACTCACACGGCCTGCTGTTGAAGCGGGAGAGAGTCTTGGATTTTTGCCAGGTGATCTTCAGGAAAAGGTAGACCCTTATCTGAGACCACTGTACGATGCCCTATATGACGTTATGGGACAGGAACAGACCGCGAAGGCACTGGAGCGAGGGTTAATCGAAATCGCGCCACTCGCCTACATGCGGGGGCGTACGCTGGATGACTCCTTCATCATTCTGGATGAAGCGCAGAACACAACGCCGGAACAGATGAAGATGTTTCTAACCCGTCTTGGTTTTGGCTCCAAAATGGTCATCACCGGAGACGTGACACAGATTGATTTACCGCGTGGTAAGAAATCCGGGCTTGTGGAAGCGAATACGATCTTGAACGAAGTTAACGAGATTGGATTTGTCTATTTTGCCGAGCAAGATGTTGTACGGCATTCCCTTGTCCAGAAAATTATCGTGGCTTACAACCACGCCGCAGAAAATCAAGCATAG
- the glyQ gene encoding glycine--tRNA ligase subunit alpha yields MNFQQMILTLQQFWAEHNCIIVQPYDTEKGAGTMNPMTFLRSLGPEPWKVAYVEPSRRPSDGRYGENPNRLYQHHQFQVIIKPSPDNIQEIYLESLKRLGIDPLKHDIRFVEDNWENPSLGCAGLGWEVWLDGMEITQFTYFQQVGGIETNPVAVEITYGMERLASYIQDKENVFDLEWVEGITYGDVFRQPEFEHSKYTFEVSDVKMLFTLFNMHEEEANKAMAQHLVFPAYDYVLKCSHTFNLLDARGAISVTERTGYITRVRNLARQVAATYMEEREKLGFPLIKKGGTEHV; encoded by the coding sequence ATGAATTTTCAGCAGATGATTCTAACGCTGCAGCAATTCTGGGCCGAGCATAACTGTATTATTGTCCAGCCATACGATACGGAAAAAGGGGCAGGTACGATGAACCCGATGACCTTTTTGCGTTCGCTTGGACCCGAACCTTGGAAAGTGGCCTATGTGGAGCCTTCCCGTCGTCCTTCGGACGGACGTTATGGTGAGAACCCTAACCGGCTGTACCAGCATCATCAGTTCCAAGTAATCATCAAGCCTTCACCGGACAATATTCAGGAAATTTATCTGGAAAGTCTGAAACGTCTGGGCATTGATCCGCTCAAACATGATATTCGGTTTGTTGAAGATAACTGGGAGAATCCTTCCCTTGGTTGTGCAGGTCTTGGTTGGGAAGTATGGTTGGACGGAATGGAAATTACACAATTTACGTATTTCCAGCAGGTTGGTGGAATCGAGACAAATCCGGTAGCTGTTGAAATTACGTATGGTATGGAGCGTTTGGCTTCTTACATTCAAGATAAAGAGAATGTGTTTGATCTGGAATGGGTGGAAGGTATCACTTATGGTGATGTATTCCGTCAGCCAGAATTCGAACACTCCAAATATACGTTTGAAGTATCTGATGTCAAAATGCTGTTTACACTCTTCAACATGCATGAAGAAGAAGCAAACAAGGCCATGGCGCAGCATCTGGTATTCCCGGCATATGACTATGTGCTGAAATGTTCCCACACGTTCAACCTGTTGGATGCACGTGGGGCCATCAGTGTAACGGAACGTACGGGTTATATCACACGTGTTCGTAATCTGGCTCGTCAAGTTGCTGCAACATATATGGAAGAGCGTGAGAAGCTAGGCTTCCCGCTGATCAAGAAAGGGGGAACCGAGCATGTCTAA
- the era gene encoding GTPase Era, whose amino-acid sequence MKKQAFKSGFVAIIGRPNVGKSTLMNQVIGQKIAIMSDKPQTTRNKIHGVYTSEHQQIVFLDTPGIHKRQSKLGDYMNQTALNTLGEVEAALFLIDASEGLGGGDRYIAEQLKNIRTPVILVMNKIDKIEPEALLPLIETYRKLHDFAEIVPVSAMLGSNVSTLLEQLGKYLPEGPQYYPDDQVTDHPEQFVCAELIREKILQMTREEVPHSIAVTIEDMKVQDNGVVYISAVIFVERDSQKGIIIGKQGALLKEVGKRARHDIQNLLGSKIFMDLWVKVKKDWRNQDRVLRDLGFGRD is encoded by the coding sequence ATGAAAAAACAAGCATTTAAATCCGGTTTTGTAGCCATTATTGGACGTCCAAACGTAGGTAAATCCACACTGATGAACCAAGTTATCGGACAGAAAATTGCGATTATGTCGGACAAGCCACAAACCACTCGTAATAAAATTCATGGTGTGTATACATCCGAACATCAGCAAATCGTATTCCTGGACACACCGGGTATTCACAAACGTCAATCCAAACTTGGCGATTACATGAATCAGACTGCTCTGAATACACTTGGAGAAGTAGAAGCAGCACTGTTCCTGATTGACGCTTCGGAAGGCTTGGGTGGCGGTGACCGTTATATTGCGGAACAGTTGAAAAATATCCGTACGCCTGTCATTCTTGTCATGAATAAAATAGACAAAATTGAGCCGGAAGCACTGCTGCCACTCATTGAGACGTATCGCAAGCTTCACGATTTCGCTGAAATCGTTCCTGTCTCTGCCATGCTTGGCAGCAATGTCAGCACGTTGCTGGAACAGCTCGGCAAGTATTTGCCAGAAGGTCCACAGTACTATCCTGATGACCAAGTTACTGACCATCCGGAGCAGTTTGTATGTGCCGAGTTGATTCGTGAGAAAATTCTGCAAATGACTCGTGAAGAAGTGCCTCACTCCATTGCTGTAACGATCGAAGATATGAAAGTGCAGGATAATGGTGTCGTTTATATCTCAGCCGTCATTTTTGTGGAACGGGATTCACAAAAAGGCATCATTATCGGCAAGCAAGGTGCCCTTCTGAAAGAAGTGGGTAAAAGAGCTCGACATGACATTCAGAATTTGCTTGGCTCCAAAATTTTCATGGACCTGTGGGTTAAAGTGAAAAAAGACTGGAGAAATCAGGATAGAGTTCTGCGTGACCTTGGCTTTGGCCGCGACTAA
- a CDS encoding YqzL family protein yields the protein MRDFSWKVFAMTGDVESYLLYTEACNSLGQESDNAREVIEDEEAEG from the coding sequence ATGCGAGATTTTTCGTGGAAGGTTTTTGCGATGACGGGGGATGTAGAGTCCTATTTGTTATATACCGAGGCTTGTAACTCGTTAGGACAGGAGTCGGATAATGCAAGGGAAGTGATTGAAGATGAAGAAGCCGAAGGATAA
- a CDS encoding cytidine deaminase: MDNGLLMQEAIKARTKAYTPYSHFGVGAALLDSEGHVHHGCNIENAAYTPGNCAERTAMFSAIAGGQKPRSFKAIAIVGDTDGPIAPCGVCRQVMYELCEPDMKVILGNLKGDLQETTVAELLPWAFGPSDLNSAKK; this comes from the coding sequence ATGGATAACGGTTTGTTAATGCAAGAAGCAATTAAGGCACGTACGAAGGCGTATACGCCGTACTCCCATTTTGGTGTAGGCGCGGCTTTGCTTGACAGTGAAGGTCATGTGCATCATGGTTGTAATATTGAGAATGCTGCGTATACACCAGGTAACTGTGCTGAGCGTACAGCGATGTTCAGTGCCATTGCAGGTGGGCAGAAGCCTCGCAGCTTCAAAGCGATCGCCATTGTGGGCGACACGGATGGTCCGATTGCTCCATGTGGCGTATGTCGTCAGGTGATGTACGAACTGTGTGAACCCGATATGAAAGTCATCTTGGGGAACTTGAAAGGTGATCTGCAAGAGACCACCGTTGCTGAACTGTTACCTTGGGCTTTTGGGCCTTCTGATCTGAATTCTGCCAAAAAATAA